The Tripterygium wilfordii isolate XIE 37 chromosome 21, ASM1340144v1, whole genome shotgun sequence genome segment aagaGGGTTCTATATTTATGTTATGTTGATAGTTAAAACTAAACTCGAACCACCTCACGACATGGTAAGTTAAGGTAAAACCCCGCATATGACCAGAATAATATTACTCCCGTTGAGAATCAAATTCAGGACATTATAAAGATTTATCAACTAAGCTATCACCCAAATAACTTTTGGATGAGTTAAACCGTGTGGACTAATCCCTCAAAGCGCTAAACCTTTATCATGTCCTACCTAATACCAAAAAATAGTGATATCATTCCACAACAAATATTGAgaagaaaatgttttcttaCATTCAGGATCACAACCAATCCTTGTTCACTGTTCCTATCATGTTACCACTATAAATTCTAGACTACCTTAccaccaaaataaataaataaataaattatgaagTATATTTTGTCGCATTTAACCCCTAAAACCTAAAGTTATTAGTTGTGATGCACGTTAGTTAATCATGATTTGCATGGTTTAATCAGCAATACTAGTTTATCATTAGCTCTCACGTGAGATTGTGAGGAATTGAATGAAAGAACTTTGAACATGGACTCTCACAGAGTTCTTTTTAAgtattatatgtatatttattgcCTACCTAAAGCTTCAAGTTTAGTTCAATGGACCACAAGTCACTATAATTGAAACAACTAATCCTGATAATTAGTTTAATGCTAATCTGGTTTAATTATTTGTTCCAAGTTTTTAATTAACTACACTTTCTGCTAAAAAAGTGGTCGGCTTAAGGCACTACCTTTTGGACTATAGATCAacaaatcaaaaattaattgacatactttttttttttttgagtacaagtacaaacacaatatacgacacaccaccagatcaagcctatgaaagtacaggtgtcaacaagccccacgcaggaggcacaagacacaccaccagatcaagcctatgaaagtacaggtgtcaacatgccccacgcaggaggcacaaatcaagcccacgcaggggcaaactatcaagcccaagtaggggcagacgaagcccacacacctccttgtaaatattcggaggagatgagactagaacccatgacctcagtcagggacatgcaaagtcattgtcactcaaccaatggctcatttgcaaaTTAATTGACATACTTAATTAAACACATCAATAACAAGTAACATTGATTTATTTATCACATAgttttgaaaaataaagttGAATTCCATGTGACATATGACGAATTTGTCTCCTATGAATATTGCTATGAAAGgctacaagaaaagaaaaataattaattagcaTATAATCATTTCAACAATTCAAGTTTCTAGGAAGTTACATATAAAGTGGTGGTGAGAGTCTTTAtaacttttaattttaatttgacAGGGGATTAATCAAATTGGATTCTCATAAATCAAGCTAAAACGTGTTTATTGGTGATTGATTGATGGTAACaagatattttaaaaataataacaataatgaaaataataatgttTGGTCGGTGaaatataaaaacataaaattgaagatTAAAAACCATATATTGTGATTGATAACTATGAACCAATGGTTGGAGAGTTTCTTGCATTTAAATATGTTTAATTACTTATTATCTTCTACAAAttaattctttgttttcttcaccTAATATGTGTAGTTTGGTGGGTTTGGTGTTGATTCATTATTTACATGCAAATGTTTAGTGAGATTAGTTttaatcacttgggtgatagtctagttGTATAATTTTTCTAGGGTCAAACTGTAAGGAGACTCGAGAGGTCTTGAGTTCCATTTCTATTGGGAGCAAAACTCTTGTGGCCATGCATTGGGTCTGACGATCCAAGTTTACATCTATATATATCGATGTCCAAAGAATAAGCTTGTATGCTATTGATCTCGGttataaaaaaggaaagaaaagagcgAGATTAGACTCTCTTTAGACAAAATAATTCAGTAGAGGAACAAAGAGAATTTgtatttgtgaattgtgatattAATGGATGTATTCAATCAATAGTGTCCTTATCACTTGCTGCAAACAATAACAAGGTTAGTTTAAGTGTCAACAACATCAACTGTTTTCTTAAGATTGAAGATTCTGACACTAATTGTCACTGTTGTCATTAggtcttttttcttattttaatgACACTTTGAGCATTCAAAACCACAATCTTTGAGCAGAGAAGGTGAACAACTCAACAGTTCAACTGATAATTCATCCCATTCAATTACATAATACTGCAACTTAAATTAAAATTTCCATGATAAGAATCCAATTTATTCTTCTGCCGTTGTAGGGGATCATCTTTGTTCTTTAGCCAACTCTTCATGGGACTGTATAAGCTGCATCACATAGAACAAGAAATCAAAAGTCAGGATCAAGAGATTTAAGCATCAGTGCAAGAAAGAATACACTAAATTTTGTTGAGATTTTTTACTTCCACATTTCATTCCATGACTAACAGACATGCCACAGAACTCTGCAACATGAACAACTTTCTCCATGTCAATTATCTGCTCAATGTCCCTTGTAATGTACTTGCAGGCACAACCTATGTCAATAGTCTTGACTACATTGCAACAACCTTGCGAAGGATCCCTTTTCGGCCCGGCTCTGAAAACATAGGTAGCACATTGTGAGATTAGACCCTGCAAGTCACCATGGCACTGTTGGCCATGGACCAGAGTAGAGTCACTGAGTATCAGAATTAACCCAAGCAGAGCAAGAACAGAGAAAAAACTGAAATGGGTTTTCAAGATTGTCATGTTTTGTATTGAAATTTCTCTGCTTTTTGCTTGATTTTGTTTGGGTGTCTGGTGTAAGAGGGGGTTTGGTTTGGTCTTTATATAGGAGGAGAAGTGAGAAATATCAGCAGTGACACTTTGCATGTCTGGGTTGGAATTTGAATTAGGTTTCTTCTTTCTCAGAGAAATTAACGTTGAAGTTCTGGGAATCTGGACATGGATTACATGTGAAGCGGCATTTTTTCTGCTGCATTGTAACGGCAAAACGAGGTTTTTGCtggctttctttgtttgttgcCAGTAAAAACTGACAAAAACTGAAGAACATATAGCAGTGTAAAATATTCAATAATGGAGGTTAAATATGTCATTTCATACTGCTATTTGCTCCCAGTCACTCTCTCGAGTCTCGCCCACCAGATCAAGATCAAACCCTAACATGATTAAGGCTCTATGAGGAGATTCAATTGAACCCAGAAACCCGCAATGGAGAATCGGATTCGGGTTGTGTGCCCTGAAAATGAGGAACTTGGGCGGTACATGCTGCAGAAGAGGCAAGAAATGGCGGAGAAGCCCAAGGGGATATCGGAGAACGTCGACACGACTCTCTCCAAGGCGTACGCCAACATATACAATGCAAAGAGTGCAATCAAAACCCTCAAAGACCTCTCTCAAATCAAGTATGGCTATTATGctgttctttcttcttcttttttttactatttgttGGTCCCTTTTTTGTGTGGAAAGTATGAATTTTTTGTGTGGCATATGCTTTAGTGATCACCCATTACAGGTAATCTAGATCTCAGttgtcatatatatagatatatatatatatattctgatgTTATATATTTCAAGTGATTTGAATGAAGCATGTCATTAGGGGGACTACAAATGGAAAGGAATTCATGCGTAAACAGTAGCTTATTGATGCAGCTGAAGCTAGCGGACTTTCGAGCGTATGGAATTTTGAGTATTCAATTTTTTATGGTTGCTGCAAattcttttttctaattttaatgAGAAATATCAATTTTACTTCTCATTTTATGTGAATGATTCTAGAGTTGGATGGTTAGGAAACGGCTGTATTTTTTTAGGCCggaaaaaggaaaagggaaGCCTGCACAATTTGGAAGCTCAGCAAGGGACTGGTATGGTGGCTGGAGCTGCATGACGATGTTGGTATCGAAAGGATTGGTCGTGAAATCCAGTTGCCCTGCAACGTATCAATATCATAACATTTAGCCTGCTCAATTTATGGCGTCGATATCATGTTACTCTTAATTTATGGATCaactgtttttcttcttctccgtGAAGTAAAGTATATAATATTTCGAAAGATGACTAGTTTCAAGTTCTGTGTGTCAGGACATTGGCTTCAAGAtgccaaaagaaaagaatagtGGCTTAAGACAAGTTGATATATTTGTTTTATCATAGGGTTGCAAATggctttcttaatttttttaaaattaatgagTGCAGGTCTCACACAAGTGATAGAGGAGGTTGCTCGTAGCAGTTCTGGATTTGTATCCAACTCTACTTTCTCTCATACATGCCTACTCTCTTCTTGTAAGTTCTTAACTtgattcttttccttctttagtTGAATGCGTATTATTATGTATGTTATTTGCTTTTAAAGCAAGGCTTTGGTGATTCTCTGCACTTAAAAACTCATTGTGGGTTAACTATTTGGCTTTGAGAAGGAGGGTGATGTTACTGCAGAAGAGGAAATGTTCAGGAAGCCGAGCAACAATGAGATCAACGCCGTTGCCAGTAGGAAAATCTTCCAATTTGTCAGTGCAGTTTTGTAGATGTACAATGTAAGTAAGATAATATGTATATGCCTTTCTGATAATATGCTGAGCTGCATTCTGTATAAACCATTACTTCTGTGCAACACAATTTAATTCTTTTGTTTAATGCAACAAGGATCAAGAAACTCATTGACTGAGGAAGAAAAGTACTTTGcattctttaatttattttcttttccatcaAGTCCACACAGTAACAGAGCCTACAAAGGTGTCATCTGACATTACAGAAACAGAGTATTAGCTCCACTGTCTAGTTATCTTTTCTACTTAGTGATCCTGAAGCTATCCTCCACCTCTCTTGTATCTGAATTTACAAActgcaacaacaaaagaaaattgggTAAGAATTCTCCCAGTCAAAAGTTTTATCTTTTTTCCTAAAATCATAGAAGATGGTGTTTTTAGACTCCTCTGTTCTAACCTCGAATTTTAGCTCTTCTTTTGTTGCATGACCTCTCAAGTACCCAAATTTAGATATCCTCACCAAGCTCCAACTATTAGTCTGTCATTAGTTATACAAAATAATGTGAAAACTTCACAACCAATATatgtctgtatatatatatacacaaacacacgtAAGGAAGAGATCTGCTTACAGTATCAGAGAACTTGTCCAAACTGAACCCAGCCATCCCAATAACTGCCTGAACTGGAGCCTTGTAATTGCTGTGATCATACGTGTCGactccattttcatctttcttAGGCATGGCAAGGCACTGACTATTGTAAACTGAACATGTTCTTTCATAGTTATGGACATGCCCAACGAACACCAGATCAACCTAGTTCATGTTTTCATACTTCACATTTCAAAGTTACCAAAGAAAAAGCATTCATTTTGAGTTCTTATTATAGATATGCACATACCTTGTTTTGGAGCAGCAGAGGCTCCACAGCAGATTTAAACCTTGTGTCAACACTCAAGCCACTTGAACTATACATTGGTCTATGCCTGCAATTTGTGCAAACAATTAGAAGTGAATGAAAGAAGAGTTACACATTACATTTACTACTTACCCCATAAATATTAGCCAAGGTGTTCTCGACCGATCGACCGAACCCAAGTCCTTTTTCATCCATGCATACTAGAGAAGCAGAAAAACTACTGTCATTAGTATTTCACTAGGGCTGAATTAGTGATCACAGAAGTGTACCTGCTCAGAATTTGGGGTCCAGTCATGTTCAGTAGAAATCACAGTGAAGTGAACTCCACCTTGCTCTATAGAATACCATGGTTTATCCTTCTCTGCACTTGGCATTTGAAAATATGTTTCATAAGGAACTCCACACTCTCCACCTGAATCAGGAGTAATGTACACTGTCCCTGAGTCCACATAATCCCTaaaaaaatcatccaaaatTACATATCAATCTCATTTTCTCTAGAACTCTCAATAAtctgtaaaaaaaagaaaagttaccTCTCATGGTTTCCGATAGCTGTCATGTAAGATAATCTTGATGCCAATGGAGTTATCAGATGAAGAAAAAAGTCCCATTCAACTAGAAACCCTGTTGCGTAGCTAATGTCCCCAATGTGGAAGATTGAATCCACATTACCAGAATTCACTTCATCTGTCATGGCCTTGACCACCGAGACCGATCCCGGCTATTCCCGTCCCAAATTCCAAAACAAAACCTTATTAGCACATAAAATAAGATTAACAAGGACTGTAGCAGTCTGCATTGATTAATTTTACCTGAATGTAGTGCTCAATAGAAGCATTATCAAGAGGAGCCTTCCCCATGTCACCAAAAGCAAGAAACTTGAGCTCATCTGATCCTGCTGCAGGTGGTGTCTTCAACTGGATTTTCTCACTCCACCCAACTGCATCACTGAATTGATTTAAGAAGTTAGAGAAAATTAATGTTTTACTAATATAGAGTtagtgtatgtgtgtatatatatatatatagtacctTCCATATCTATAGGTGAAGTTGGTTGAAGGCTTAAGCCCTGTCATGACAGCTGAGTGAATAAATCCTGGATCATGCCACCCAAAGTCTTTTGCGGGACTTGGTAGTACAGAACCTATATACATCATCACTTacatatgttatatatatatatatatatatcattgaaaATATATGCAACTAGGTTAGCTTGGCTGACAAGGCATTCATAATAAGCCTTTGCAAAAACATTATTAAGAGATAAATACCACATAAATGTGTAGAATACTCACTGCACATATCATCGGGAGTGAATGTAGAAACTTGTGAAGATAGTGTTTTTCCATCTCCATATTGAACTTGTTGTGTCTTAGAGTCCCCACTAACCCATGTCAATCTCATCTGTTCAACAAATAATCAAATTAAAACACCAATTAAGGTTTGTTAATTAACTAAAGTAGTTTTTGATTATACCAATGTTCCGGTGGAGTCGGTACTAGAGAGATGTCCATATAAGGGCTTGTTTGGATTAGCAAAACCGACGGGGTTAGACCTAGCCAGGGTACAAGGGGTGTCAAACCCGCCACCAAACAGAACAAATGAAACATCTGTTCTGAAGTTGACAACATGGAATGTCAATGTAGCATTGCAAGTGTTTACCACACATTTCCCATGAATCTTGTCATATTTCTTGCATTCCTTCTTCTTGCAACTTAGGTAGTCTGGATCACTCTTCACATACTGTGCCTGCCATTTTGAAGATCAAAGTGTTATATGTGTTTCCTTCATCTTTATATATTGtaattatatgtttgaaaaagtTATGCTAGTTAGCTCCAATAGAGATAGTgcttttttttaactaaaaacAACACAATACAAGTTAGTTTGTGATAATTTGAATATATGATGAGTCTAAACTTGAGCCATCAGGCATGCGCGGACAAAAGTTTCACACCTGACGACAGGATACAAGTTGGGTCAAAGCCCAGCGTGTGGCTACAAGATATTGCCCCCAATGGGAAACGAATTTAGAACCACCCGAATTCATACCGTTTGTCCACATAGAGGTTCACCAACTACCCCCAACCCTTAATTCACTTTCCGAATCACAAATACCTCCCTCAATTATTTAAATATCCCCATGTACTCCGCTCAACTTTCTTAAAAAGATGAAGACTCCCTAGCTactttctaaaccctaaatgcaCAAATAACGTGTAGGACATACTTAGAAAAAGCTAGACTTCAAATATGGAGCTTGCTATGGAATAAACCAGCTCAGATGATGCCCACATATACCGTTACGTGAAGGTTTTGGATTCTTGATGTGAAATATAAATGATAATCATTGTTGTGtcggtgatatatatatatatatatatatatatatatatatatagtcatcaTAACGATATATCTTGCGCTGGAAAGTCTTGCCGTTTTGAAAAGTATTATTGCGGAATAAACCTAAGATGATGCCCACATATAACATATTGCGtgtgtgtgggtgtgggtgtgggtgtgggtgtgggtgttgCGTACCTTAACAGGATAATGGCATAGTAGAGGGAGGTCAGCAAGATCACCGGTTTGTAAATATTCAGCCTTCTTCAATGGACAATACCCCACactgcatcacatatatatatatatatatatatgattaatcCACAATATTAAAAATGAATCAGAAAATAATATATAGTGaatgctatatatataaatatagctCATGTAATAGGTTTTAACTAATTAACCAAAAATGGGGGCTATTTGGGTACGATTGAGAGTGTAACCGGTGTTTGAGattaagactttgatgatgataacgATAATTAACAATGAAAAACACGTCCGACGTAGACAATATCAAAATCGAAAGAGGAAAGATATATAAAATTCTTACTCAGAACTCGAAGGCGATATCATGGCAACCCAATCCTTGGGTGAAGGAAGGAGAATTCCACTAA includes the following:
- the LOC119988292 gene encoding uncharacterized protein LOC119988292, whose product is MQSVTADISHFSSYIKTKPNPLLHQTPKQNQAKSREISIQNMTILKTHFSFFSVLALLGLILILSDSTLVHGQQCHGDLQGLISQCATYVFRAGPKRDPSQGCCNVVKTIDIGCACKYITRDIEQIIDMEKVVHVAEFCGMSVSHGMKCGTYTVP
- the LOC119988291 gene encoding probable inactive purple acid phosphatase 27; this translates as MEPLNYSFRVFIIIVLVFLFCCSSSFSSPVLHPLILDSTFEHQNYTTISDFRVVNRRVLSECPFINPYLHVNVVSNSSSNSNKLSDDEFVQVTISGILLPSPKDWVAMISPSSSDVGYCPLKKAEYLQTGDLADLPLLCHYPVKAQYVKSDPDYLSCKKKECKKYDKIHGKCVVNTCNATLTFHVVNFRTDVSFVLFGGGFDTPCTLARSNPVGFANPNKPLYGHLSSTDSTGTLMRLTWVSGDSKTQQVQYGDGKTLSSQVSTFTPDDMCSSVLPSPAKDFGWHDPGFIHSAVMTGLKPSTNFTYRYGSDAVGWSEKIQLKTPPAAGSDELKFLAFGDMGKAPLDNASIEHYIQPGSVSVVKAMTDEVNSGNVDSIFHIGDISYATGFLVEWDFFLHLITPLASRLSYMTAIGNHERDYVDSGTVYITPDSGGECGVPYETYFQMPSAEKDKPWYSIEQGGVHFTVISTEHDWTPNSEQYAWMKKDLGSVDRSRTPWLIFMGHRPMYSSSGLSVDTRFKSAVEPLLLQNKVDLVFVGHVHNYERTCSVYNSQCLAMPKKDENGVDTYDHSNYKAPVQAVIGMAGFSLDKFSDTTNSWSLVRISKFGYLRGHATKEELKFEFVNSDTREVEDSFRITK